Within the Natranaeroarchaeum sulfidigenes genome, the region GCGCGAAACACGCCGCCGTGTTGCTCTCGATTGCCTACCTCGTCTTTCTCTTCCTCTGAGTCGCCGCTGTTTTGTCGATACCCATCCTTCATCGGGTATGGACCGCTCGACGGCCGATGTTCGCGACACCTACGACGAGATCGCGCGCCACTTCGCTGAGACGCGCGAGTACGCATGGCCGGAAGTCGAGGAGTTTCTTTCCGACCGCACGGGTGCCGTCGGGCTCGATCTGGGCTGTGGGAACGGCCGTCACGCGCAGACGCTCGCCGAGCATACCGACCACGTGCTCGGCGTCGACGTGAGCCGTGGGCTGCTCGAAACCGCGCGTTATCGTCGCCGCGAGCGGGGGTTCGATGTCGAACTCGTACAGGGTGACGCATCGCGACTCCCCCTCACGACCGGCACAGTCGACCTCGCCGTCTACGTCGCGACGCTCCACCACTTGCCCACCCGGACGGATCGGGTCGCCAGTCTCGACGAACTGTCGCGGGTGCTCGCTCCCGCCGGCAGGGCGCTCGTCTCGGCGTGGAGCACAACACACGACACGTTTGACGCCGACGAGGGGTTCGATACGACGGTCGACTGGACGCTTCCCGGTGGCGAGACAGTCGACCGGTTCTACCACATCTACGATCCTGGGGAGTTCCGCGCTGATCTCGACCGGAGTGCGCTCGATCCACTCGATGTCTTCCTCTCCAGTGGTAATTGCTATGCGGTCGTCGGACCGAAAGGGAAACGCCCTTAATGCACCGCGGATTACGATAGTATGCACGCTGGTGTGGGCCTATGGCCCACCGGTACAGCGCATCGGGTCTTGACTCCCGATGCGTTTCACCATGTGCGCGTCGGTGGTCTAGTGGCAGGACCTGAGCCTTCCAAGCTCATGGCCCGGGTTCAAATCCCGGCCGACGCATTTTGTGAGGAACGGACGTGACGAACAAAATCGTCAGAGGGATTTGAATCCTACCAGTCGCGCACAGCGAGCGAAGCGAGCGAGCACGTCTGGTTCCGGTTCAAATCCCGGCCGACGCACTTCCGACAGACTTCGTCTGTCGACGTTTGCTTCGCTTTGCTCAGCAAACTCCCTGCGGTCGTGCGTCGCCCGTAGTTCGCAAACAAACCGCGTTTGCTCACTCCTGATCGACAGAGTCGATCAATGTTTGCTTCGCTCCGCTCAGCAAACTCCCGGCCGACGCATTTTGTGAGGTGCTCGCGAACTCTGTGAGCGAGGGCCAGGAAACGTAGTTTCCAATGACGGAACTGAGGAACAACTTTGTCAAATCCCTGGTCGACGTTCAAGCGGAAACCAGTACTGGGACGAGGATGCCGATCGTCGACAGCACGAGTGTCAATACAGCGATCAACTGGACATCGACTTCTTCGATGACCCGCTCGATGAGCCGGACGTTCGTCCGGTGGATCGCCCAGAGCAGGGACAACGAGAGGTAATGATAGGTGAGGATCGTCCCGAGCACTCCCCCACGATCAGGTTTTGTCGGCGTCCACGATACTGTGGACGGATCACTGTCTGTTGACGCTGGTGCGACCGGCCGGTCCGCCGGCCTAGAGCCGACATCGCGTGCGACGGGTTCTTCTCCGGGAGCCGGCGCCTCGACGTCCTCAAACAATGATGAGGCACAGAACGCACAGAGCTGATCTGTCGTGTCGCCGATCGATACCTCGACCAATTCCGAGCGTGTGACTGTCTGGGCACAGAGCGGACAGGCATACTCCGAGTCGTGCTGTACTGTCTCCCCCCGTTCGATCGTTCGTTCCTTATTCATTCGTACCCCCCGAAGGAGTCCATATCGTTGCCTCCGGATCAGCCCGATGTTAGGATCGATCGGGGATACGATTGACCCTCCATATGATGGTGTGTCTGAGTGAGCCATCGGCTGTTCTGGTATGAACTGATACCAGAGATCATCAATACCAGTCACTCCGATTCGTTATTACCATCCCCGTTCGGGGTAAGTCAGGGTTACCTGCGGTAGTGAAAGGGCTATCCTCTGCAGTCGGGGGTACTCGACCGCAGCCGAACATAGACTGTGGCTCCGACGATTCGAACGAAAATCCGATCGTACCGCACTGAAATGTGGTCGTACTGGCTGTCACGATAGCGAGTGCGTAAACCGTTCAGGACCGTTTGTTCATACCCGGTTAGTAACTAAGCGGGTTACACGGCAAACGACTGGGTGTATGCCAACGTGCAACAACTGTGGGGCGTTCGTGACCCGAGACTTCGCTCGTGTGTTCGGTGACAATCAGGAGAACGTCAGCGGCTGTGTCGAGTGTACGACGGGGAGGGATCTCAAGTCGGGCGGGGCGACTGAAGCGGTGACGCAGTGATCAGTTCGCCGTAGCCGACACCGACTCGTCGACGTACTCGGACTCCCACTCGCGACGCGCTTCGATCTCACGGCTGCCGCGGGCTGTCAGTGAGTAAAAGTTCGTCCGACGGTCGAGTTCCCCTTTTTCAGCGAGTCCTTTCTCGACTAGCGTGTCAAGGTTTGGGTAGAGTCGTCCGTGGTGTATCTCGCTCTCGTAGTACTCTTCGAGTTCGTCTTTAATCGCAAGCCCATGGGGGTCATCGAGTCCGGCAATGACGTACAACAGGTCGCGCTGGAATCCGGTCAGGTCGTACATGTGACTGTATTATAATAGTTCCTGTATCGTGTTAAGTCTGACGCCCCGACACACACGAATCCCTATCTGCCTCTGACGATCATGTCCCATGTGGCCAGCGTGTGTAATATACTCGGTAATATTAAAGAAAATATGCTCGGAGTGAAACAGACCAAGCTATCAGCAGACATAAACACACGCCACATATCAGTAGTTTAATAGACACATTGAGACGGCATCTACCGGACTCTTTCAGTAGGAGACGGATCTGTACAATCGCCCCGAAAATTACCGGTCCGCTTCGTCGGTGATCGTCCGCAGGCGATCAGTCGGGAACGACTCAAGCAACTCGTCGGTACAGCGCCAGTCCCAGTTGCCGCTTTCGGTTCCAGGGGTGTTGAACCGCGCTTCGGCACCGAGACCGTACAGGTCCTGTAGTGGGACGACGGCCAGCGAGGAGGCAGTGTGCCAGGCGCGTTCGATCATGTCCCAGTGTATCTCGCTCCCGTCGCTCCCGAGATAGTAATGGAGACAGTCGACCTGCTCGTCCTCCAGCGCTTCGTACCACCCTCGAACCGTGTTCGTGTCGTGGGTGCCGGGATACGCAACTGTATCCTCTTCGTAGGTATGTGGAAGGTAGATGTGGTCCTCGGAACACCAGTCGGCATACTGCATCACCTTCATGCCGGGCGCGTCGATATCGCGGCGAAGCTGGGTGATCTCCTCGGTGATGAAGCCGATGTCCTCGGCGATAAAGGGAAGCTCGCCGAGTTCGTCTTCGATCCGATCGAAAAAGTCGATCCCGGGTCCGTCTCGCCACTCTCCCTCGTCTCCATCGCCATCGGCAGGGATGGCGTAGTACTCCTCGAAGCCACGGAAGTGGTCGAGCCGAACGATATCGGCGAGTTCGAGTTGCCGTTCGAGTCGGGCGATCCACCACTCGTAGCCAGAGGCCTCGTGTTCGGCCCAGTCGTAGACCGGCGGCCCCCACTTCTGAGCGGGGTTGACCTCGTCGGCTGGGACACCGGAGACGTCCTTCGGCGTGCCGTCCTCGTCGAGTTCGAACAGCTCGGGGTTGGCCCAGACGTCGGCGCTATCCTGTGCGACGTAGATGGGAAGATCGCCGACGATCTGGACACCGCGTTGCTCGGCGTGAGTTCTGAGCCGGTCCCACTGCCGGGCAGCTACAAACTGCAGGAACGCCCGATAGCGGATCTCGTCAGCCAGTTCCTCGCGGTACTCGTCGAGGGCATCTGGCTCGCGCAGCGCGACTGGCTCGGGCCAGTTAGTCCAGCTCTCACCGTCGAACTCGCGTTTCAAGGCGCGAAACAGCGCGTAGTTATGCAGCCAGTCGGTCTCCTCGCGGAAGCGCTCGAACGCGCCCCACAGCTCATCGGGACGATCATCGTCGAACCGGTCGAATGCCGTCCGGAGAAGCGGATATTTGAACTCCCGGACAGCATCGTAGTCGACGTACTCATTCGGGAACGGCTCGGTGGGCGTCACTTCCTGTGGTGTGAGTAGTTCTTGTTCGACCAGCACGTCGAGGTCGATCAGAAGCGGTTCGATGGCGAACGCGGAGTACGCCTGGTACGGCGAGTTGCCGTGGATACTGGAGATCGGTCCGAGTGGGCACAGTTGCCAGAGTGAC harbors:
- a CDS encoding DUF7563 family protein gives rise to the protein MPTCNNCGAFVTRDFARVFGDNQENVSGCVECTTGRDLKSGGATEAVTQ
- the malQ gene encoding 4-alpha-glucanotransferase, producing MSRFPRQSGVFAHPTSLPSSHGIGSIGQPSREFVDTLAEADQSLWQLCPLGPISSIHGNSPYQAYSAFAIEPLLIDLDVLVEQELLTPQEVTPTEPFPNEYVDYDAVREFKYPLLRTAFDRFDDDRPDELWGAFERFREETDWLHNYALFRALKREFDGESWTNWPEPVALREPDALDEYREELADEIRYRAFLQFVAARQWDRLRTHAEQRGVQIVGDLPIYVAQDSADVWANPELFELDEDGTPKDVSGVPADEVNPAQKWGPPVYDWAEHEASGYEWWIARLERQLELADIVRLDHFRGFEEYYAIPADGDGDEGEWRDGPGIDFFDRIEDELGELPFIAEDIGFITEEITQLRRDIDAPGMKVMQYADWCSEDHIYLPHTYEEDTVAYPGTHDTNTVRGWYEALEDEQVDCLHYYLGSDGSEIHWDMIERAWHTASSLAVVPLQDLYGLGAEARFNTPGTESGNWDWRCTDELLESFPTDRLRTITDEADR
- a CDS encoding class I SAM-dependent methyltransferase gives rise to the protein MDRSTADVRDTYDEIARHFAETREYAWPEVEEFLSDRTGAVGLDLGCGNGRHAQTLAEHTDHVLGVDVSRGLLETARYRRRERGFDVELVQGDASRLPLTTGTVDLAVYVATLHHLPTRTDRVASLDELSRVLAPAGRALVSAWSTTHDTFDADEGFDTTVDWTLPGGETVDRFYHIYDPGEFRADLDRSALDPLDVFLSSGNCYAVVGPKGKRP
- a CDS encoding PadR family transcriptional regulator; translated protein: MYDLTGFQRDLLYVIAGLDDPHGLAIKDELEEYYESEIHHGRLYPNLDTLVEKGLAEKGELDRRTNFYSLTARGSREIEARREWESEYVDESVSATAN